The following proteins come from a genomic window of Kitasatospora sp. NBC_01246:
- a CDS encoding HAD-IIIC family phosphatase, which translates to MAEKPTLVKCLVWDLDNTVWDGTLLEDPTVELFPGIHDTIVELDSRGVLHSVSSKNDHDLAWKRLEDLGLAEYFVHPQIGWGRKSDAVRLIAERLNFAETAVAFIDDLPTERAEVNYHAPDIRCYPAERAAELTALPEFSPEIVTVDARRRREMYQASFRRDAEKDTFSGPDEEFLRTLDLVMEIKRADQEDISRVEELTLRTSQMNATGVHYSDAALRALLVDPDHEVLTVNLTDRFGPHGAVGVLLLERHADLWHLKLLATSCRVVTFGAGAVILNWLIDQAARSGAHLVADFRRTERNRMMDIAYRFAGFADDPCACQAVLGEPAGEGVQRLHLVADRREGPTTMRLDSPELAAAAPEKDAVARG; encoded by the coding sequence GTGGCTGAGAAGCCAACCCTCGTGAAGTGCCTGGTCTGGGACCTGGACAACACCGTCTGGGACGGCACGTTGCTGGAGGACCCGACCGTCGAACTGTTCCCCGGAATCCACGACACCATCGTCGAGCTCGACTCCAGGGGAGTCCTGCACTCGGTGTCGAGCAAGAACGACCACGACCTCGCCTGGAAGCGGCTCGAAGACCTGGGCCTCGCCGAGTACTTCGTGCATCCCCAGATCGGGTGGGGGCGCAAGTCCGACGCGGTCAGGCTGATCGCCGAGCGGCTGAACTTCGCGGAGACGGCCGTCGCCTTCATCGACGACCTGCCCACCGAGCGCGCCGAGGTCAACTACCACGCGCCCGACATCCGTTGCTACCCGGCCGAGCGGGCGGCCGAGCTGACCGCACTGCCCGAGTTCAGCCCCGAGATCGTCACGGTCGACGCCCGGCGCCGCCGGGAGATGTACCAGGCGAGCTTCCGCCGGGACGCCGAGAAGGACACCTTCAGCGGCCCCGACGAGGAGTTCCTGCGCACCCTCGACCTCGTCATGGAGATCAAGCGCGCCGACCAGGAGGACATCTCGCGGGTCGAGGAACTGACCCTGCGCACCAGCCAGATGAACGCGACCGGCGTCCACTACTCGGACGCCGCGCTGCGTGCGCTGCTGGTCGACCCGGACCACGAGGTCCTGACCGTCAACCTCACCGACCGCTTCGGTCCGCACGGCGCCGTGGGCGTGCTCCTCCTGGAGCGCCACGCGGATCTGTGGCACCTCAAGCTCCTCGCGACCTCGTGCCGCGTGGTGACCTTCGGTGCCGGCGCGGTCATCCTCAACTGGCTGATCGACCAGGCGGCCCGCTCCGGCGCCCACCTCGTCGCCGACTTCCGGCGCACCGAGCGCAACCGCATGATGGACATCGCCTACCGGTTCGCGGGCTTCGCCGACGACCCCTGCGCCTGCCAGGCCGTCCTCGGCGAGCCCGCCGGGGAGGGCGTCCAGCGCCTGCACCTGGTCGCGGACCGCCGCGAGGGGCCGACGACGATGCGGCTGGACTCGCCCGAACTCGCCGCGGCCGCCCCCGAGAAGGACGCCGTCGCCCGAGGGTGA
- a CDS encoding acyl carrier protein, with protein sequence MTVHGDNTPLTAETLQKEILGFLAERIKTDVELDQDLFASGVVSSMFAMQLVVHLEDAYDIAIVGGDLKLDNFRTVGGMAGLVLRLRGDAVAAGNA encoded by the coding sequence ATGACCGTCCACGGGGACAACACTCCGCTGACCGCTGAGACCCTCCAGAAGGAGATCCTCGGCTTCCTCGCCGAGCGCATCAAGACCGACGTCGAGCTGGACCAGGACCTCTTCGCCTCCGGCGTGGTCTCCTCGATGTTCGCCATGCAGCTCGTCGTCCACCTGGAGGACGCCTACGACATCGCCATCGTCGGCGGCGACCTCAAGCTCGACAACTTCCGCACCGTCGGGGGCATGGCCGGCCTCGTGCTGCGCCTGCGCGGCGACGCGGTGGCGGCCGGGAATGCCTGA
- a CDS encoding 3-hydroxyacyl-CoA dehydrogenase family protein — MSTALEEHRLAIIGAGVMGTNISALALGHGVSVVLVDVDETVLETARQTIRQKLRHAQLMGVLPADRPQGTLTTSVNLDDIAEATTVVEAVTEVDKVKQEVLSAASRVVTPGTTLISNTSCIPIDEMAEWIVRPEDLVGVHFMNPSYMIKMVEVIRGPRTDPAVLEQATELLTVLGREALVIEDSAGFVINRLLHPLINTAAMLVQEGVASVEVVDGLLEGCLGHSTGPLRTGDLIGLENLVDSLNVLYERRGDESCRPCDLLLEKVRDGHLGRKTGRGFYDYGKVAS; from the coding sequence ATGAGCACTGCTCTTGAGGAGCACCGCCTCGCCATCATCGGCGCCGGTGTGATGGGTACCAACATCTCGGCGCTTGCCCTCGGCCACGGCGTCTCCGTCGTCCTGGTCGACGTCGACGAGACCGTGCTGGAGACGGCCCGGCAGACCATCCGGCAGAAGCTGCGGCACGCCCAGCTCATGGGCGTCCTGCCGGCCGACCGCCCGCAGGGCACGCTGACCACCAGCGTCAACCTCGACGACATCGCCGAGGCCACCACCGTGGTCGAGGCCGTCACCGAGGTCGACAAGGTCAAGCAGGAGGTGCTCTCCGCGGCCTCCCGGGTCGTGACGCCCGGCACCACCCTGATCTCCAACACCTCGTGCATCCCGATCGACGAGATGGCCGAGTGGATCGTGCGCCCCGAGGACCTGGTGGGCGTGCACTTCATGAACCCCTCCTACATGATCAAGATGGTCGAGGTCATCCGCGGCCCGCGCACCGACCCGGCCGTCCTGGAGCAGGCCACCGAGCTGCTCACCGTCCTCGGCCGCGAGGCACTCGTCATCGAGGACTCGGCGGGCTTCGTGATCAACCGCCTGCTCCACCCGCTGATCAACACCGCGGCCATGCTCGTCCAGGAGGGCGTCGCCTCCGTCGAGGTCGTCGACGGCCTGCTGGAGGGCTGCCTCGGCCACTCCACCGGCCCGCTGCGCACCGGCGACCTGATCGGCCTGGAGAACCTGGTCGACTCGCTCAACGTGCTCTACGAGCGCCGCGGTGACGAAAGCTGCCGCCCCTGTGACCTCCTGCTCGAAAAGGTGCGGGACGGCCACCTCGGCCGGAAGACCGGCCGGGGCTTCTACGACTACGGAAAGGTCGCGTCATGA
- a CDS encoding acyl-CoA dehydrogenase family protein, with product MPDRPADERALIGELVGSRAGSWDVAGELPLDVLRTLGAKGLLCAQVPASYGGLGLSSQDNGELTAYVGSLCSSLRSIMTSQGIAAWTIQRFGDREQRRTFLAELTGGKLTAVGFSEPGAGSDLAAMRTRIKADGDGFVIDGEKKWVTGTRYADFVVVIGRQGDSDGAAAAIVPVDAPGVHIDLVPQPMGCRAAGHANIRLDNVRLPATHVLGGGGQPLSMLFTTALSYGRVSIAWGCVGILQACLSAATRHVKHRHQAGVALAEHQLVRGHLAELLVAEQVSRRSCEHASRQWDSAAPDMGLTAVLAKHVSANHAARGAATAVQLLGSTGAEDGHVVARAFRDAKLMELIEGSNEICRLILADHALSISD from the coding sequence ATGCCTGACCGACCGGCCGACGAGCGCGCCCTCATCGGCGAGCTCGTCGGCTCCCGGGCCGGCTCCTGGGACGTCGCGGGCGAACTGCCCCTCGACGTGCTGCGCACGCTCGGCGCCAAGGGCCTGCTGTGCGCGCAGGTGCCGGCCTCCTACGGCGGCCTCGGGCTGAGCAGCCAGGACAACGGCGAACTCACCGCGTACGTGGGGAGCCTGTGCAGCTCCCTGCGGTCCATCATGACCTCGCAGGGCATCGCGGCCTGGACCATCCAGCGCTTCGGCGACCGCGAGCAGCGGCGCACCTTCCTGGCGGAGCTGACCGGCGGGAAGCTCACCGCGGTCGGCTTCAGCGAGCCGGGGGCCGGCAGCGACCTGGCGGCCATGCGCACCCGGATCAAGGCCGACGGTGACGGGTTCGTCATCGACGGCGAGAAGAAGTGGGTCACCGGCACCCGGTACGCCGACTTCGTCGTCGTCATCGGCCGGCAGGGGGACAGCGACGGCGCGGCCGCCGCGATCGTCCCCGTCGACGCGCCGGGCGTGCACATCGACCTGGTACCCCAGCCGATGGGCTGCCGGGCCGCCGGCCACGCCAACATCCGCCTGGACAACGTCCGGCTGCCGGCCACCCACGTGCTGGGCGGCGGCGGACAGCCCCTGTCGATGCTCTTCACCACGGCGCTCTCCTACGGGCGGGTGTCGATCGCGTGGGGCTGCGTCGGCATCCTGCAGGCCTGCCTGAGCGCCGCCACCCGGCACGTGAAGCACCGGCACCAGGCGGGCGTGGCGCTCGCCGAGCACCAACTCGTCCGCGGGCACCTCGCGGAGCTGCTCGTCGCCGAGCAGGTCTCGCGGCGCAGCTGCGAGCACGCCAGCCGGCAATGGGACTCCGCCGCCCCGGACATGGGGCTCACGGCGGTCCTCGCCAAGCACGTCAGCGCGAACCACGCGGCCCGCGGCGCCGCCACCGCGGTCCAACTGCTCGGATCGACCGGTGCCGAGGACGGCCACGTGGTGGCCCGCGCGTTCCGGGACGCCAAGCTCATGGAGCTCATCGAAGGCAGCAACGAGATCTGCCGGCTGATCCTGGCGGACCACGCCCTGTCGATTTCCGACTGA
- a CDS encoding condensation domain-containing protein — protein sequence MNSDLGASGRPPEPDRANAPTNAPTTATTNAPTTSAPTATTSKEKALWLLEQLVPETGVNNLGLALQVSGRLRPDALRAALAIVVGRYEVLRTVYRTTGADLVKEVVPASGFAVEIEPLDLSGDPVERQLTAFADRPFRLDGRPLVRIGHAVRPDGDVLCVAVHHLVFDMVSVALFLQAFIPVYDAIAAGRPVPPQATAPAPALAEPEPRPADLAYWRETLEGFDPAGLELWCGTPRDRQPRLRGDTASRALSPGAQQAVLQLQRAVRAPLGAVMLAAYAALLAAHGAGPDLVIGSPVNVRGANTAAIGYHVNVVPIRIRVDLAEGFRALARQARDAFLGAMAHADTPVDELTGELPGIGTSWQTQLFRHLFNFLPEAPAGELSVGGMAARVLTVENPHSKFDLELVGSPSRAEIVFRHSETLAPAEVEAMLDRFDALLVAAAQDPDRPLAGTAGWSDADRRAVDRADGTAAPAVRPTVPAAFRAWAEKTPEAPAVTDGDHGVDYRQVDGAASAVRALLAGAGIGPGDTVAIAVPRREAAAAALGVWRAGAVCLPLDAGHDPSWLTRQLTHARAKAVLTGTGVRLPDDADLPPVLTSADAPAPGPAGPDADGEPTAPACVFYTCGEAGEPVATVLSHAGLADAVGHFAAELGVGPGTGVPTLAAPAGFDALFETFLALGAGGRCVVLPDGARTDATALRAAVDGLDATVAVVPPGTPARLLADPAGQLPGLTVLARGDELTAEVAERLLAGGCRLHSGLGIPGTTGWVLSGRVERPDGLTRGRPVAGTRAFVTAPDGRELPVGLRGELRLAGTAAAPSGPDGPAVATDARYGRHHRTGELARRRSDGAIEWLGRADRRVTTEDGPVDLGRVKADLLGRAGVTAAAALAVPRPDGGHTVVAFAETTTETATEASTDPTTEASTDPTTDPTTGTVADPAVAPGSATDTGAPAGSRLFVRLAALPRTPDGRPDHEALRALARKAVEQGADRPDPAEDDALVRSLVGIWGQLLSTDATAQTNFFDSGGHSLLAAVLAQRVEELTGRNLELADVFKHPTPAALAALLRA from the coding sequence ATGAACTCCGACCTGGGCGCGTCCGGCCGGCCGCCGGAACCGGACCGCGCGAACGCACCGACGAACGCACCGACTACCGCGACGACGAACGCACCGACGACCTCGGCGCCGACCGCGACGACGAGCAAGGAGAAGGCCCTCTGGCTGCTGGAGCAGCTGGTCCCGGAGACCGGGGTCAACAACCTGGGGCTGGCCCTCCAGGTGAGCGGGCGGCTGCGGCCGGACGCGCTGCGGGCGGCCCTGGCGATCGTGGTCGGCCGGTACGAGGTGCTGCGGACCGTCTACCGCACCACCGGGGCGGACCTGGTCAAGGAGGTCGTCCCCGCGAGCGGGTTCGCCGTGGAGATCGAGCCGCTCGACCTGTCGGGCGACCCGGTGGAGCGGCAGCTGACCGCGTTCGCGGACCGGCCGTTCCGGCTCGACGGCCGGCCGCTGGTCAGGATCGGGCACGCCGTCCGTCCGGACGGCGACGTGCTCTGCGTGGCCGTGCACCACCTGGTCTTCGACATGGTCTCGGTGGCCCTGTTCCTCCAGGCGTTCATCCCGGTCTACGACGCGATCGCGGCGGGCCGGCCGGTGCCGCCACAGGCCACCGCACCGGCCCCGGCGCTCGCCGAGCCCGAGCCGCGGCCCGCCGACCTCGCCTACTGGCGGGAGACCCTGGAGGGCTTCGACCCGGCCGGGCTGGAGCTGTGGTGCGGCACCCCGCGCGACCGGCAGCCGCGGCTGCGGGGCGATACCGCGAGCCGCGCGCTCTCCCCCGGGGCGCAGCAGGCCGTGCTGCAGTTGCAGCGTGCGGTCAGGGCGCCGCTCGGCGCGGTGATGCTGGCCGCCTACGCGGCCCTCCTCGCGGCGCACGGCGCCGGACCGGACCTCGTCATCGGCTCCCCGGTCAACGTCCGCGGGGCGAACACCGCCGCCATCGGCTACCACGTCAACGTCGTGCCGATCCGGATCCGGGTGGACCTCGCCGAGGGCTTCCGGGCGCTGGCCCGGCAGGCCCGGGACGCGTTCCTCGGGGCGATGGCGCACGCCGACACCCCGGTCGACGAGCTGACCGGGGAGCTGCCGGGGATCGGTACGTCCTGGCAGACCCAGCTCTTCCGCCACCTGTTCAACTTCCTGCCCGAGGCGCCGGCCGGCGAGCTGTCGGTCGGCGGCATGGCGGCCCGGGTGCTGACGGTGGAGAACCCGCACAGCAAGTTCGACCTGGAGCTGGTCGGCTCGCCGTCCCGGGCGGAGATCGTGTTCCGCCACTCCGAGACGCTGGCCCCGGCCGAGGTCGAGGCGATGCTGGACCGGTTCGACGCCCTGCTGGTCGCGGCCGCGCAGGACCCGGACCGGCCGCTCGCCGGGACGGCGGGCTGGAGCGACGCCGACCGCCGGGCCGTCGACCGGGCCGACGGGACGGCCGCCCCGGCCGTGCGCCCGACGGTGCCCGCGGCGTTCCGGGCCTGGGCGGAGAAGACACCCGAGGCCCCGGCCGTGACCGACGGCGACCACGGCGTCGACTACCGGCAGGTGGACGGGGCGGCATCCGCCGTCCGCGCGCTGCTGGCCGGTGCCGGCATCGGGCCGGGCGACACGGTGGCGATCGCCGTGCCGCGGCGCGAGGCCGCGGCCGCCGCCCTCGGCGTCTGGCGGGCCGGCGCCGTCTGCCTGCCGCTCGACGCCGGACACGACCCGTCCTGGCTGACCCGGCAGCTCACCCACGCGCGGGCGAAGGCCGTCCTCACAGGGACGGGTGTCCGGCTGCCCGACGACGCCGACCTGCCGCCGGTCCTGACGTCGGCCGACGCCCCTGCGCCCGGTCCCGCCGGACCGGACGCGGACGGCGAACCGACCGCGCCCGCCTGCGTGTTCTACACCTGCGGGGAGGCCGGAGAACCGGTCGCCACCGTGCTCAGCCACGCGGGCCTCGCGGACGCGGTCGGCCACTTCGCGGCCGAGCTCGGCGTCGGGCCCGGCACCGGTGTGCCGACGCTCGCCGCGCCGGCCGGCTTCGACGCGCTCTTCGAGACCTTCCTGGCGCTGGGCGCGGGCGGCCGCTGCGTGGTCCTGCCCGATGGCGCCCGGACCGACGCGACCGCCCTCCGGGCCGCCGTCGACGGGCTCGACGCGACCGTCGCCGTCGTCCCGCCGGGCACCCCGGCCCGACTCCTGGCGGACCCGGCCGGGCAGCTGCCCGGACTGACGGTGCTGGCCAGGGGCGACGAGCTGACCGCCGAGGTGGCGGAGCGGCTCCTCGCGGGCGGCTGCCGACTGCACAGCGGCCTCGGCATTCCGGGGACCACCGGCTGGGTGCTGTCCGGCCGGGTGGAGAGGCCCGACGGGCTGACCCGGGGGCGGCCGGTGGCCGGCACCCGGGCCTTCGTCACCGCCCCCGACGGGCGCGAGCTGCCCGTCGGACTGCGCGGTGAACTCCGCCTCGCGGGAACGGCTGCGGCCCCGAGCGGGCCGGACGGTCCGGCGGTCGCGACCGACGCACGGTACGGGCGCCACCACCGCACCGGCGAACTCGCCCGCCGGCGGTCCGACGGGGCGATCGAGTGGCTCGGCCGGGCCGACCGCCGGGTCACCACCGAGGACGGCCCGGTCGACCTCGGCCGCGTGAAGGCCGACCTGCTCGGCCGGGCCGGGGTGACGGCGGCCGCCGCGCTGGCCGTGCCGCGGCCCGACGGCGGGCACACCGTCGTCGCCTTCGCCGAGACGACCACCGAGACGGCCACCGAGGCGTCCACCGACCCGACCACCGAGGCGTCCACCGACCCGACCACCGACCCGACCACCGGGACAGTCGCCGACCCGGCCGTTGCCCCGGGCTCGGCCACCGACACCGGCGCCCCCGCCGGGTCCCGGCTGTTCGTCCGCCTGGCCGCGCTGCCCAGGACACCGGACGGCCGCCCCGACCACGAGGCCCTCCGCGCGCTGGCCCGCAAGGCCGTCGAGCAGGGCGCCGACCGGCCGGACCCGGCGGAGGACGACGCGCTCGTCCGCAGCCTCGTCGGGATCTGGGGGCAGCTGCTGAGCACCGACGCCACGGCACAGACGAACTTCTTCGACTCGGGCGGCCACTCGCTGCTCGCGGCCGTCCTGGCGCAGCGGGTCGAAGAGCTCACCGGCAGGAACCTCGAACTCGCCGACGTGTTCAAGCACCCGACCCCCGCCGCTCTCGCCGCGCTGCTGCGCGCCTGA